A region of the Romboutsia hominis genome:
AAAAAAACCTGATATTTGGTTTAACGTATTAGATAGTAAGAATATTCTAGAGATAAAAGGAAATGAATTAATAGGTAAAAAAGAAGGAATATCAACAATAGGTGTTATGAAAAATCAAAGAGTGCTAAGGAAAGTCAACATAAGAGTTATAGATCCGAAAGTTGAGGATATAACATATAGTGTTGATAATAATTTAAAGTATGTAGGAGATAGTGCTACTATAACATCAGAAGTTAAAGTAGATTATGACAAATTTAAAGAAAAAGAAAAAGTATTTTATGAGAGTAGTAATGAAGATGTTATAAAAATAGATGACAATAAAATAAAAGCTGTGGGTGTAGGTAGCGCTAAAGTATATATAAAGTCTAAAGATATGGTAGAAACTTTAAAGTATAATATACAAGCAAAGATTGCAGAAATATCTATAAGTAGCACTATAGAAGTAGGACTTGAAAAAAGTAAAAAGTTAAAACCAGATATAATAACTATGCCTGTTGGACTTAAACATCCTAAGATAAGATATGAACTAGTGGAAAATAAATTAGGAGTAGATAGAAATATAAGTCTTGATAAAAATACAGGAGTTATAACTGGAATAAAAGAAGGAAAAGAAAAGATAAGAATAATCTGCGGTGAAAAAGAAAAAATAGTAACCATAAAAGTTAGTAAAGAGTCAGTTACAAGCAACAAAGTAGAAAATATAAAAGCTTTATATGAGATAGTAGATGGTAAACTTTTAGTTAAATTATCTTGGGATTATATAAATGATGTAAATGAATATTATATATATTTAAAAAATAATTCATTAAATTATCCAGATTTTAATTTATACGATTCAATAAAAGTACAAAAGGATAAAATGGATTCAAATACCGTATACAAAAATATAGAAATAGATTTAATAAATGGTAAAATACCAGATATAAGCATATATGTAGCTGGTAAAACTAAATATGGAATGACAAATCCAAGTAATACTATAAATATAAAGCCAATAGATGAAGATATACAGAATGTAGAAGTTAAAAATCTAAAAGCATCTATAGATAGTAATAATAATTTAGCAACACTTACTTGGGATAAATTAGATATAAAAAATGTTAAATATAGTATTTATGTTAAAAACAATTTAAATCAAGATGAAGGGTTTACACTTCTTGAAAGTAATATAGAAAGTAATAAATATACAATAAAACTTTCTGATGAAAATGTAGACCTAGAAGTTTATGTAAAGGCTAACAAGGATGATAAATATTCAAAACATAGTAATATTGAAATTATAAAAAGAAAAGTTAGCGATGAAGATGTAGATATAGAAGAACCAGTAATAAATCAGTAATAAAAAACATATAAGTAGATATACTTTATTAGAGGAGAGATGGTTTTGAGAAGAAGATATGAACAAATAAGTAGTGCTTCAAAAGACTTAGCAGAAGAAGCTTTTAAGTCATATGCAGGCAAAAGAGACTACAAAAGAGCCATTGAAATCTATTCAATATTATCTACGTATACATGTATCCCAAAAGATATATCAGACTTTTCTAAGAATATGTTATCTAGGCTTAGTAAAAAAATCGAAGAAAATTCATAAAATAAAAGGAGTGGTTACCCACTCCTTTTATTTTTTTATATCATTTACTAGTTCTAAATATCCACTTGGATGGAAATAGTATATATCACTAGTATTTTTATCAACAAAATATCCAATATCTGTTTCTACATCTGGTAAGAATACATATCCTTCAAGATTTTTAGATTTTAGATATTCGAATTTACTAGCATCTCCTTGATATATATAATCTACTTTATCATTATATTTTATAAGAAGGTTTTTAGCATCTTCTTTAGTAAGTTCATGTTGATTATTTGAAATTGTGATAGCAGGTTGAGCAAAAACAACTTTTTGTAAAGGTTGTTGAATAATTAAACAACCACATAAGATAGATAAAACTATAATTGCCTTTTTCATAATACACCAACTTTCATAAATTATTTTAATTATATAAATATTATTTCTATAATTAAATATTAACATAATTATCAAAATATAATAGTTACACCCCTGTTACTTATGATTACAATATCGTAATTAATTTATACATAAACAGTAAATATATAAAAAATGAGTAGCATATGCTACTCATTTTTTATATATTTAGTTGATTTTGTTTATAATCAAAAAATTTATTAAGATATATCTTTATAACACCCATTATAGGAACTGATAAAATCATACCTGGTATACCAAAAAAACCGCCACCAATTGTTACAGCAAGTATAGTTAAAAATGGACTAAGCCCTAGCTGACCACCGACTATTTTAGGTTCTATAAAGGCAATCTCAACTTGTTGAACTAGCATTAAATATACTAATGAAAATATTGCTATACTAGGGTTATAAAATATATTTATTAATACGACTGGTGTCATACCAATAACAGGTCCAAAATAAGGAATTAAGTTTGTAACTCCCATTAAAACTCCAAATAATAAAGAATATGGAGACCCAATAAGCTGAAGACCTATACCTGATATTAAACCAACTATAGCAGAATCTATTATTTTTCCTGTGAAATATTTACCTATATTTTCGTTTAAGGTACTTCCAATATCTAAAGTTAAATTACAAAACTTTTGACCAAATATTACGTTTAGAGTCTTTTTATAAAATGAAAAGAAATCTTCTTTTTCGAGAATAATGTAAAAGCATATTATAAACGCTAATACAAATTGTACAATAAATTTAGATATCGAGAATGTAGTTGAAAATACTTGTCCTAAATATCCTATTAGTAAATTACTTATTTGTGGCATAGCAGAAAATAGTTTATCTCCTACTGATTTTAAAGTATTTGGATCAACATTTTTTAAGCTATCACCAATCTGTATAAGAAAAGTTTGAGTCTTTTCAGCATATAAAGGAACTTGACTTATTATATCTGCTAAACTACTTATTAATATAGGTACTGTAATGAATATGAAAGAACCTATTATAAGAAGTAAAAATCCATATGTTATACATAAAGCAAATATCCTTTTAATCTTAAATTTATTTTCTAAGAAACTAACAATAGGAGTGAATATATATGCTAATACAAATGCTATAACAAATGGAGTTAAAAGCGAAAATAAAACTTTCAAAATACCTAAGAAGTACTGATAATTATCTATAAGTTTTATTATTATATAAGTAACTACTAATGTAAGTACGAGACTTAGATTAATTTTTTTATTTTTCAAATTAATACATCCTTTCTAATCTAATATTTTATCTTAATTGATTTAAAATAAATCAATATATGTATTATACAATAAATTTAGCATAAATACATACATATATATTATAAATATTAGAAATAGCAAAAATAAATATAGGTATAAGCATAGGGGGTGTTTTTATCGAATTTGAAGTAATTGTCAGATATAATGGAGATATTTCGTTTATGCAACAAGAATTAGGAGTATTCGTAGAAATTTTAGAATATAACTACGCCATAATAACAGCTGATAGTGCAGAAAAAATTGATGCGCTACTTAATTATCCTCAAATAGTATTTATAGAAAAACCATTTATATTAACCACTCAAGATGTACAAAGTTTTTCGAGGACTGGAATAACTAGGTTTAAAAATTTAAATAATCTAAGTGGAAAAGGAACAATAATAGGTATCATTGATTCGGGGATAGATTACAATTTAGATGTATTTAAAGATAATCAGGGAAATTCAAAAATACTTTATTATTGGGACCAATCAATACAGGGAAACCCTCCAGAAGGATTTAGAAATGGTACTCTTTATACAAATGAAGATATAAATAGTGCAATAAGAGGAGAAAAGATAATACCGGTATCTGCAACTAGTGCCCATGGAACTCATGTAGCAGGGATATGCGCTCAAATTGCAAATGAAGCTAAATTAATAGTTGTAAGAGTTGGAAATAGATCAACTGATGTTTTTTCTAGAAGTACAGAGTTTATGAGGGCTATAAAATTTGTATTAAATAAAGCATTAGAACTATTAATGCCAATTGTTATAAATATAAGCTATGGTAGTAATGAAGGATCTCATAGAGGATTATCGTTATTTGAACAATATATAGATGATATGTGTTCATTTTGGAAGAATAATATAGTTGTTGCAGCTGGAAATAATGCAGACAAAGGCGGACATAGAAATATAAACATAAAGCAAGATAGAGAAGTTGAAGTTGAATTTGTAGTAGGTGATTCAGAAAAGATACTAAATATAAATATATGGCCTGACTTTATTGATAATTTTAGTGTTAGGTTGGTAAGTCCATCTAACGCTAAAACGCAAGAAATATCATTAACATCAGGAGAAATAAGAAATATAATAGGTGCAACTAGAATAAAAGGATACTTTTACCCTATAGCACCATATTCTCTTATAAGAAGGGTTACTCTTCAAATGACATCGAATACATTTATAAATGCGGGAATATGGAAATTGGTATTTACGCCTATAGATGTAGTCGTAGGAAATGTAAATATATACCTACCAACGTCAGAGGGAATAAGCAAAGATACTAGATTTTTAGGTGCAGATAAAAATTTGACTGTAACTGTTCCAGGAACTGCAAGTAAGGTAATAACTGTTGGAAGTTTTAACTCAAGAACTGACAATGTATCTGTATTCTCAGGAGAAGGGGATATAGAAAGAAATGTAATTAAGCCAGACTTACTAGCTCCAGGAGAAGATATACTATCAGTATTACCAGGTGGGAGTTTAGGTGCCTTAACAGGAACGAGTATGGCTACTCCACATGTGACTGGCTCGGCAGCGCTCTTAATGGAATGGGGAATTGTAAATAGAAATGATTTATTTTTTTATGGTCAAAAGTTAAGAGCATTTCTTATAAAGGAAGCTAGAAGAAACCCTGTATATAGATACCCAAATAACTCTATGGGATACGGCCTTTTTGATTTATCAAATGTAGATTTGAGTAGTATGTCTCAAATGAATAATGAATACGATTTTTTATATAGAAGTAATAAAAAAAAAGCGAAAAAGCTTAGAAGACTAGAAATTCCAGACGATATAAAAACATATATTCAAATTTTTCATGGACCTGGATTTGAAGAAGAATTAAAAAAAACAAATTTAGATTATAAGTTTTATCCTATAAGTGATAAAAATGGAATATTAATGATACCTGTAGGAGAACAAAATAAGATTAGTACAATAAAACGTTTAAGCTCTTATAAAACCTCAGAACCTATAATAACAATGAACTCACTAGGAACTATAACTAGAGGGATAGAGAACGGAGTTGTAGCCACAGAGGAAATTGGTGCAAATTTTTTTAAAGATAATATAAATATAAATTTAACCGGTAAAGGTGTATTAATAGCTATAATCGATTCTGGAATAGATTACTTACATGAAGATTTTATATATCCAGACAGAACATCTAAAATATTATATTTATGGGATCAAACTAAAGATGGTAGACCACCAAATGAGTTTTATATAGGTACAGAATATACAAGAGAAGAAATAAATAAAGCAATTTTAGAAAATGATAAGTCTTTGTCAGTAGATGAAGAGGGAACAGGTACAATGTTAAGTGGTATATGTGCAGGACTTGGAAATATAGATAAACGATATGAAGGTGTAGCTCCAGATGCAGAGTTGATAATCGTAAAACTAAAAAAAATTGATGGAAATTATAATAATGCACTTGTAGAAGCTGCGATGGATTATGCCTATAAAAAAGCAGCAGAAGCGAAAATGCCTTTGGTAATAAATATATCTTTAGGAAGTAATGACGTAGTAGGAGCTACACAGAGGATATTAGCAGATACACCATTATTTAGTAGAGGGGTATGTCTTGTATCTGCGGCTGGAAATGAAGGTAATACTAGAACTCATGCTACAGGAGTGATTAATTTTAAGGGAGATGAGCAAGATATAGAATTGGAACTTGCTGAAGATGAAGAATTTCTTGATATTAATTTATGGATAAATAAGCCAGATAAAGCAAGTGTGGCAGTAATATCACCAAGTGGAGAAGTAAGTAAGTTCATTGAAGTTGCAAATTTTAATGAGGTAACGGGAAAATTTGACCTTGAAGGTACATGGTATGCAATAACTTATATATATCCAACATCGTTTTCAGGGCAACAAAAAACTATAATAAGACTAAAGGATGTGACAAAAGGTGTATGGAAGATTAGATTAAGAGGAGAATACATAAGTAATGGAATCTATAATATATATTTACCAAATAGAGCACTTATAAAACCAGGAACTCAGTTTAGAGCATCAAGTCCAAATAATACTATAAACTATCCTTCTACTTATAGTGATGTTATATCAGTAGGAGCATATAACATAATAAATAATAGCTTATGGCCATCTACTTCGAGAGGACCAACTATAAATGGTTTGTTAAGACCAGACATAGTAGCACCAGGGGTAAACATAATATCAACATACCCAGATAATAAGTATGCCACTATAACGGGAACTGCAGCATCAGCTGCGTATGTATCTGGAGCTGCAAGTTTTTACTTACAATACACATTAGTAGAAGGTTATTATAAACAAAAATCACTTACAACAATGATAAGAACTTTTCTTCAGGCAGGTGCAAAAAGAAATAAGGAAATAATTTATCCAAATGAAAGTTATGGATATGGAGAGTTAGATATAATTGGAATGTTTAATCAATTAAAATAAAGTTAGATAGGGAGTAAAATCACTGTGGAAAAATCTTATATTATAGTGTATCAAGGTAGTTTAGATGAAGTAATAAATGATTTATTAAAAAATCAAATAGAAAAATATATAATATTAAATGATAATATATTAGTAATATATGTTCCTATAGATTTTGATGAATTAAAACTAACTAAAATAGATACTATTGCCTGGTGGCAAAATTCAGCTCCAATGAGTTCATTAATAGATATAACAAATAATATGAGTGAAGGAGAAAATACTACTAGTGCTGCTGGAACTGATTATATTTATAAAAATCCGTATATAAATATTACAGGAAAAGGTATATTAATAGCTATAATAGACTCTGGAATAGATTACTTAAACCCAGATTTTATAAATTTAGATGGTACAACAAGGATAGTATCGA
Encoded here:
- a CDS encoding AI-2E family transporter; this translates as MKNKKINLSLVLTLVVTYIIIKLIDNYQYFLGILKVLFSLLTPFVIAFVLAYIFTPIVSFLENKFKIKRIFALCITYGFLLLIIGSFIFITVPILISSLADIISQVPLYAEKTQTFLIQIGDSLKNVDPNTLKSVGDKLFSAMPQISNLLIGYLGQVFSTTFSISKFIVQFVLAFIICFYIILEKEDFFSFYKKTLNVIFGQKFCNLTLDIGSTLNENIGKYFTGKIIDSAIVGLISGIGLQLIGSPYSLLFGVLMGVTNLIPYFGPVIGMTPVVLINIFYNPSIAIFSLVYLMLVQQVEIAFIEPKIVGGQLGLSPFLTILAVTIGGGFFGIPGMILSVPIMGVIKIYLNKFFDYKQNQLNI
- the cspBA gene encoding bifunctional germination protease/germinant receptor pseudoprotease CspBA, producing MEFEVIVRYNGDISFMQQELGVFVEILEYNYAIITADSAEKIDALLNYPQIVFIEKPFILTTQDVQSFSRTGITRFKNLNNLSGKGTIIGIIDSGIDYNLDVFKDNQGNSKILYYWDQSIQGNPPEGFRNGTLYTNEDINSAIRGEKIIPVSATSAHGTHVAGICAQIANEAKLIVVRVGNRSTDVFSRSTEFMRAIKFVLNKALELLMPIVINISYGSNEGSHRGLSLFEQYIDDMCSFWKNNIVVAAGNNADKGGHRNINIKQDREVEVEFVVGDSEKILNINIWPDFIDNFSVRLVSPSNAKTQEISLTSGEIRNIIGATRIKGYFYPIAPYSLIRRVTLQMTSNTFINAGIWKLVFTPIDVVVGNVNIYLPTSEGISKDTRFLGADKNLTVTVPGTASKVITVGSFNSRTDNVSVFSGEGDIERNVIKPDLLAPGEDILSVLPGGSLGALTGTSMATPHVTGSAALLMEWGIVNRNDLFFYGQKLRAFLIKEARRNPVYRYPNNSMGYGLFDLSNVDLSSMSQMNNEYDFLYRSNKKKAKKLRRLEIPDDIKTYIQIFHGPGFEEELKKTNLDYKFYPISDKNGILMIPVGEQNKISTIKRLSSYKTSEPIITMNSLGTITRGIENGVVATEEIGANFFKDNININLTGKGVLIAIIDSGIDYLHEDFIYPDRTSKILYLWDQTKDGRPPNEFYIGTEYTREEINKAILENDKSLSVDEEGTGTMLSGICAGLGNIDKRYEGVAPDAELIIVKLKKIDGNYNNALVEAAMDYAYKKAAEAKMPLVINISLGSNDVVGATQRILADTPLFSRGVCLVSAAGNEGNTRTHATGVINFKGDEQDIELELAEDEEFLDINLWINKPDKASVAVISPSGEVSKFIEVANFNEVTGKFDLEGTWYAITYIYPTSFSGQQKTIIRLKDVTKGVWKIRLRGEYISNGIYNIYLPNRALIKPGTQFRASSPNNTINYPSTYSDVISVGAYNIINNSLWPSTSRGPTINGLLRPDIVAPGVNIISTYPDNKYATITGTAASAAYVSGAASFYLQYTLVEGYYKQKSLTTMIRTFLQAGAKRNKEIIYPNESYGYGELDIIGMFNQLK